In Actinoplanes sp. NBC_00393, a single genomic region encodes these proteins:
- the dnaB gene encoding replicative DNA helicase, protein MSITDDARPESRPPSQPGGGKSGGGPSGGAGGFDKAPPQDVAAEQGVLGGMLLSKDAIADVVEILKTPDFYRPVHATIYDTILDLYGRGEPADALTVAAALADSGDLQRIGGVPYLHTLIESVPTAANASYYARIVSERAILRRLVEAGTKIVQLGYGTGGNGGRDVDDIVDLAQQAIYDVTEKRVSEDFAALGDMLQPTLDEIEAVGASGGVMTGVPTGFVDLDRLLNGLHAGQLIIVAGRPGLGKSTVSMDFARNAAIQSGCASAIFSLEMSKIEMVMRLLSAEARVPLHTLRSGQLSDDDWTKLARRMGEISQAPIFVDDTPNMNLMEIRAKARRLKQRHNLRLLVIDYLQLMSSPKKTESRQQEVSELSRGLKLLAKEIECPVIAVSQLNRGPEQRTDKRPQLSDLRESGSIEQDADVVILLHRDDYYDKESPRAGEADFIVAKHRNGPTDTVTVAAQLHLSRFVDMAI, encoded by the coding sequence GTGTCGATCACCGATGACGCGCGGCCGGAGTCTCGGCCGCCGTCGCAGCCCGGCGGCGGCAAATCCGGCGGCGGTCCGTCCGGGGGTGCCGGTGGCTTCGACAAGGCACCGCCGCAGGACGTCGCGGCGGAGCAGGGCGTGCTCGGCGGCATGCTGCTCTCCAAGGACGCGATCGCCGATGTGGTCGAGATCCTCAAGACGCCGGACTTCTACCGGCCGGTGCACGCCACGATCTACGACACGATCCTCGATCTGTACGGTCGGGGTGAGCCGGCCGACGCCCTGACCGTCGCCGCGGCGCTCGCCGACTCCGGTGATCTGCAGCGCATCGGTGGCGTTCCTTACCTGCACACGCTCATCGAGAGCGTCCCCACCGCGGCCAACGCCTCCTACTACGCCCGGATCGTGTCGGAGCGGGCCATCCTGCGGCGCCTCGTCGAAGCGGGGACGAAAATCGTCCAGCTCGGCTACGGGACGGGCGGCAACGGCGGCCGTGACGTCGACGACATCGTCGACCTGGCCCAGCAGGCCATCTACGACGTGACCGAGAAGCGGGTCAGCGAGGACTTCGCGGCCCTCGGCGACATGCTGCAGCCGACCCTCGACGAGATCGAGGCGGTCGGCGCGTCCGGCGGCGTGATGACCGGTGTGCCGACCGGCTTCGTCGACCTCGACCGCCTGTTGAACGGTCTGCATGCCGGCCAGCTGATCATCGTGGCCGGTCGCCCTGGTCTCGGTAAGTCGACCGTGAGCATGGACTTCGCCCGCAACGCGGCGATCCAGAGCGGGTGCGCCAGCGCCATCTTCTCGCTGGAAATGAGCAAGATCGAGATGGTGATGCGGTTGCTGTCCGCGGAGGCGCGGGTGCCGCTGCACACCCTTCGGTCCGGGCAGCTGTCCGACGACGACTGGACGAAACTGGCCCGCCGGATGGGCGAGATCAGCCAGGCGCCGATCTTCGTCGACGACACGCCCAACATGAACCTGATGGAGATCCGGGCGAAGGCGCGCCGGCTCAAGCAGCGCCACAACCTGCGGCTGCTCGTCATCGACTATCTCCAGCTGATGTCCTCGCCGAAAAAGACGGAGAGCCGGCAGCAGGAGGTCTCCGAGCTGTCCCGTGGTCTGAAACTGCTGGCCAAGGAGATCGAGTGCCCGGTCATCGCGGTCAGCCAGCTGAACCGTGGTCCGGAGCAGCGCACCGATAAGCGGCCCCAGCTCTCCGACCTCCGTGAGTCGGGCTCGATCGAGCAGGACGCCGACGTCGTCATCCTGTTGCACCGTGACGACTACTACGACAAGGAGTCGCCACGCGCCGGCGAGGCCGACTTCATCGTTGCCAAGCACCGTAACGGGCCCACCGACACGGTGACGGTGGCGGCGCAGCTGCACCTGTCGCGCTTCGTCGACATGGCCATCTAG
- the rplI gene encoding 50S ribosomal protein L9 gives MKIILTQEVSGLGTPGDIVEVKNGYGRNYLLPQGFAIQWTKGAEKQVVVIKRAREAREIRDLGQANEVKGQLAGLKVTLSARSGNGGRLFGSITPAEIVDAVKAAGGPALDRRRLELPGHIKTTGSYTVQVKLHPEVTATFPVNVVAAK, from the coding sequence ATGAAGATCATCCTCACGCAGGAGGTGTCGGGCCTCGGCACCCCCGGCGACATCGTCGAGGTGAAGAACGGCTACGGCCGCAACTACCTGCTCCCGCAGGGCTTCGCCATCCAGTGGACCAAGGGCGCCGAGAAGCAGGTCGTCGTCATCAAGCGGGCCCGTGAGGCCCGTGAGATCCGCGACCTGGGTCAGGCCAACGAGGTCAAGGGCCAGCTCGCCGGCCTCAAGGTCACGCTGTCGGCGCGTTCCGGCAACGGCGGCCGCCTCTTCGGCTCGATCACCCCGGCCGAGATCGTCGACGCGGTCAAGGCCGCCGGCGGCCCGGCCCTCGACCGTCGCCGTCTCGAGCTGCCGGGTCACATCAAGACCACCGGCTCGTACACGGTTCAGGTCAAGCTGCACCCCGAGGTGACCGCGACGTTCCCGGTGAACGTGGTGGCCGCCAAGTAA
- a CDS encoding single-stranded DNA-binding protein encodes MAGETTITVVGNLTDDPVLRFTPSGAAVANFRIASTPRTLDRQSGEWKDGEPLFLACNIWRDAAEHVAESLQRGARVIVQGRLRQRSYETKEGEKRTVIELEVDEIGPSLRYATAKVQKMSRSGGGGGGFGASGGGGGGNRQFSGGGNRGGGGNSGGGFDDDPWASAAPASSGNRSGGGGGNSSFDDEPPF; translated from the coding sequence ATGGCAGGAGAAACCACCATCACGGTCGTCGGCAACCTGACCGACGACCCCGTGCTGCGCTTCACCCCGTCGGGTGCGGCGGTCGCCAATTTCCGCATCGCTTCCACGCCGCGGACGTTGGATCGCCAATCGGGCGAGTGGAAAGACGGCGAGCCACTCTTCCTCGCCTGCAACATCTGGCGTGACGCCGCCGAGCACGTCGCCGAGTCGCTGCAGCGTGGCGCTCGAGTGATCGTGCAGGGTCGGCTGCGCCAGCGGTCTTACGAGACCAAAGAGGGAGAGAAGCGCACCGTCATCGAGCTCGAGGTCGACGAGATCGGCCCATCCCTGCGCTACGCCACGGCGAAGGTGCAGAAGATGAGCCGCTCCGGCGGCGGAGGGGGCGGCTTCGGCGCCTCCGGCGGCGGTGGTGGCGGCAACCGGCAGTTCAGTGGCGGCGGCAACCGGGGCGGCGGCGGCAACAGCGGCGGCGGCTTCGACGACGACCCCTGGGCCTCGGCGGCACCGGCCTCCAGCGGCAACCGCTCCGGCGGTGGCGGCGGCAACTCCTCGTTCGACGACGAGCCTCCCTTCTAA
- a CDS encoding YbaB/EbfC family nucleoid-associated protein gives MTETADPAANQALRNDLEDVYGRYEELRSGVDELQRSLATMQVSVASPDGVVRATVDADGKLVDLQLNQQACREWNAETLARVIVETVQQASAGTSRQIEKLVTNHRSPEDEA, from the coding sequence GTGACTGAAACAGCAGATCCAGCGGCAAATCAGGCCCTTCGCAACGACCTCGAAGACGTCTACGGCCGATATGAGGAACTGCGCTCCGGAGTGGACGAACTACAACGCAGCCTGGCGACCATGCAGGTCAGCGTCGCGTCCCCGGACGGCGTCGTGCGCGCAACGGTGGATGCCGATGGAAAGCTGGTCGACCTTCAGCTGAATCAGCAGGCATGCCGGGAATGGAACGCCGAAACCCTCGCCCGCGTCATCGTGGAAACCGTGCAACAGGCTTCGGCCGGAACGTCCCGGCAAATCGAAAAACTCGTGACGAACCACCGATCGCCCGAAGACGAGGCCTGA
- the rpsR gene encoding 30S ribosomal protein S18: MAKAAALRKPKKKVNPLDKDGITYIDYKDTALLRKFISDRGKIRARRVTGVTSQQQRQIARAVKNAREMALLPYTATAR, encoded by the coding sequence ATGGCTAAGGCTGCGGCGCTTCGCAAGCCGAAGAAGAAGGTGAACCCGCTCGACAAGGACGGGATCACCTACATCGACTACAAGGACACCGCGCTCCTGCGCAAGTTCATCTCCGACCGCGGCAAGATCCGTGCCCGCCGCGTCACCGGTGTGACCTCGCAGCAGCAGCGGCAGATCGCCCGCGCGGTCAAGAACGCCCGCGAGATGGCGCTCCTGCCGTACACGGCCACGGCGCGCTGA
- the rpsF gene encoding 30S ribosomal protein S6, with product MRHYELMVILDPSLEERTVAPSLDQYLNVIRTAGGSVEKLDVWGRRRLSFEINKKAEGIYAVVDLQATPEAVAELDRQLRLNESILRTKVIRPETR from the coding sequence TTGCGTCATTACGAACTCATGGTGATCCTCGACCCTTCGCTCGAGGAGCGCACCGTTGCTCCGTCGCTCGACCAGTACCTGAACGTGATCAGGACCGCGGGTGGCTCGGTGGAGAAGCTCGACGTCTGGGGCCGTCGCCGGCTCTCGTTCGAGATCAACAAGAAGGCTGAAGGCATCTACGCGGTCGTCGACCTGCAGGCGACGCCCGAGGCCGTGGCCGAGCTGGACCGTCAGCTCCGGCTCAACGAGTCCATCCTGCGTACCAAGGTCATCCGTCCCGAGACCCGCTGA